The Asticcacaulis excentricus genome has a segment encoding these proteins:
- a CDS encoding polysaccharide biosynthesis/export family protein yields MLSKRALMLGLTGLGLSALMAGPAAQAARAPEATPIRFSQWTDEDPPYLFYPADKLEIQVPGAPELSRTTQVGQDGRITLPLVGQVMAAYKSVPDLQTEITELYRPYLRHPEVTVFPGDTGNTRVLVGGEVRNPGWVEMPGDFDALSAALAAGGFTNAAKSQQVLILRRGLDGTIMQRLIDLRSPLNGKASVAVALRRHDIVFVPKTRIAKAGVWVEQNINNIIPAGIMNWLLYSQN; encoded by the coding sequence ATGCTCAGCAAACGCGCCTTGATGTTGGGACTGACCGGACTGGGCCTCAGCGCCCTGATGGCTGGCCCTGCGGCACAGGCGGCGCGCGCCCCCGAAGCGACCCCCATACGCTTTTCGCAGTGGACGGACGAAGACCCGCCCTATCTGTTCTATCCGGCGGACAAGCTGGAGATTCAGGTGCCGGGTGCGCCGGAACTCAGTCGGACGACGCAGGTCGGTCAGGATGGCCGCATCACCCTGCCTCTCGTGGGGCAGGTCATGGCCGCCTATAAAAGTGTGCCGGACTTACAAACGGAAATCACCGAACTGTACCGCCCCTATCTGCGCCACCCCGAAGTGACGGTCTTCCCCGGCGACACGGGCAATACGCGCGTGCTGGTCGGCGGTGAGGTGCGCAATCCCGGTTGGGTCGAGATGCCGGGCGATTTTGACGCCCTGTCGGCGGCGCTGGCGGCGGGCGGCTTTACCAATGCCGCCAAGTCGCAGCAGGTGCTGATCCTGCGTCGCGGTCTGGACGGGACGATCATGCAAAGGCTGATCGACCTCAGGAGCCCGCTGAATGGCAAGGCCTCGGTGGCCGTCGCCCTTCGCCGTCACGACATCGTTTTTGTGCCCAAAACCCGAATCGCCAAGGCCGGCGTCTGGGTCGAACAGAACATCAACAACATCATCCCGGCGGGGATCATGAACTGGCTGCTCTATAGCCAGAATTAG